A genomic stretch from Anaerolinea thermophila UNI-1 includes:
- a CDS encoding ABC transporter ATP-binding protein, giving the protein MANNLQTEPILEVKNLKMHFPIRGGFFQTIKGYVKAVDGISFSVRENEVLGLVGESGCGKTTAGRTILRLYDPTDGEIWFRKKDGERVEISKFTQKQMMPLRREMRMIFQDPFSSLNPRRTVKEIIGEPLIIHNIARGRELEDRVAYLMTAVGLDPAYMDRYPHEFSGGQRQRIGIARTLSLSPRLIVADEPVSALDVSIQAQVLNLLQNLKEDLGLTLIFVAHDLSVVEHISDRIAVMYVGKIVELSETENVLYHPLHPYTEALVSAIPPADPDIKMQRIPLQGDVPSPANPPKGCVFHPRCRYAKDICSQQEPALREVEPGHFASCHFAGELSLRGIGGD; this is encoded by the coding sequence ATGGCAAACAACCTGCAGACCGAACCCATATTGGAAGTCAAGAACCTGAAAATGCACTTTCCCATCCGCGGCGGGTTCTTCCAAACCATTAAAGGCTATGTCAAAGCCGTGGATGGCATCAGTTTCAGCGTGCGGGAAAACGAGGTACTTGGACTGGTTGGAGAAAGCGGATGTGGTAAGACCACTGCGGGGCGCACCATCTTGCGACTGTACGACCCAACCGACGGCGAAATCTGGTTCCGTAAGAAAGACGGCGAACGGGTGGAAATTTCCAAATTTACCCAGAAGCAAATGATGCCCTTGCGCCGCGAAATGCGCATGATATTCCAGGACCCTTTCAGTTCGCTCAATCCGCGGCGGACGGTCAAGGAAATCATCGGTGAACCGCTCATCATCCATAATATTGCCCGGGGACGTGAATTGGAAGACCGGGTAGCCTATTTGATGACCGCCGTCGGTCTCGACCCTGCCTACATGGATCGCTATCCCCACGAGTTTTCCGGCGGACAGCGACAGCGCATTGGCATTGCCCGCACGCTCTCGCTCAGCCCGCGCTTGATTGTCGCCGATGAACCGGTCTCGGCGCTGGATGTATCCATCCAGGCGCAGGTATTGAACCTGCTTCAGAACCTTAAGGAAGATTTGGGCTTGACGCTAATCTTTGTAGCGCACGATTTATCAGTGGTTGAACACATCTCCGACCGCATTGCGGTAATGTACGTGGGAAAAATTGTCGAACTCTCAGAAACAGAGAACGTGCTGTATCACCCGCTCCACCCCTACACCGAAGCGCTGGTGTCCGCCATTCCCCCCGCCGATCCCGATATTAAGATGCAACGTATTCCTTTGCAGGGAGATGTTCCCAGCCCTGCCAATCCTCCCAAAGGGTGTGTGTTTCATCCTCGTTGCCGTTATGCCAAAGACATTTGCAGTCAGCAAGAACCCGCCCTGCGCGAGGTAGAGCCCGGGCATTTTGCCTCATGTCACTTTGCCGGAGAACTGAGTCTGCGAGGCATTGGAGGAGATTGA
- a CDS encoding alpha-glucosidase/alpha-galactosidase, translated as MPKIAFIGAGSTVFAKNLLGDILSFPELADSTISLMDIDETRLNTTRLVAERIARTLGAHPTIEATTDRRKAVAGADYVITMFQIGGYRPSTVIDFEIPKKYGLRQTIADTLGIGGIMRALRTIPVLLDLAKDMEELCPQALLLNYVNPMAMNMWALNRASKIRNVGLCHSVQGTAMQIAQDIGVPIEEINYLCAGINHMAFYLKFERKTPQGVEDLYPRIHQVYKEGRVPDWNRVRYEMLKRLGYFVTESSEHFSEYVPWFIKRDRPDLIEKFNIPLDEYIRRCEVQIAGWEATKDVVENPNLPINVPLIQEKLRAAGATDWDINWITEIASKFDQIEKSHEYGSYIIHSLETGIPRVIYGNVENRGLIDNLPQGCTVEVPCLVDKNGIQPTKIGMLPPQLAALMQTNINVQALTVEAALTGKREHIYHAAMLDPHTAAELDLDQIWSLVDDLIEAHGDMLPPFH; from the coding sequence ATGCCCAAAATTGCTTTTATCGGAGCCGGAAGCACAGTCTTTGCTAAGAATCTGCTGGGAGATATCCTCAGTTTTCCGGAACTGGCTGACTCCACCATCTCATTGATGGACATTGACGAAACCCGCCTGAATACCACCCGACTGGTGGCAGAGCGCATTGCCCGAACGCTGGGAGCGCATCCTACCATCGAAGCCACCACCGACCGGCGCAAAGCCGTGGCTGGGGCAGATTACGTCATCACCATGTTCCAGATTGGCGGTTACCGCCCCAGCACGGTGATTGACTTCGAGATTCCCAAAAAGTACGGCTTGCGCCAGACCATCGCCGATACGCTGGGCATTGGCGGTATCATGCGTGCCCTGCGCACCATTCCCGTCCTGCTAGATCTGGCAAAGGATATGGAAGAACTGTGCCCGCAGGCTCTCTTGCTTAACTACGTCAACCCCATGGCAATGAACATGTGGGCGCTCAACCGCGCCAGCAAGATTCGCAACGTGGGTTTGTGCCATTCGGTGCAGGGAACCGCCATGCAGATTGCCCAGGACATCGGCGTGCCCATTGAGGAAATCAACTACCTGTGCGCAGGCATCAATCACATGGCGTTTTACCTGAAATTTGAGCGCAAGACCCCGCAAGGCGTGGAAGACCTGTACCCGCGCATTCATCAGGTATACAAAGAAGGGCGCGTGCCCGATTGGAACCGCGTGCGTTACGAAATGCTCAAACGCCTGGGGTACTTTGTCACCGAATCCAGCGAACACTTCAGCGAATACGTGCCCTGGTTCATCAAGCGCGACCGTCCAGACCTCATTGAGAAGTTCAACATTCCGCTGGATGAGTACATCCGCCGTTGCGAGGTACAGATAGCCGGATGGGAAGCCACCAAAGACGTGGTGGAAAACCCCAACCTGCCCATCAACGTCCCCTTGATTCAGGAAAAACTGCGCGCAGCGGGTGCTACCGATTGGGACATCAACTGGATAACCGAGATAGCATCCAAATTTGATCAAATTGAAAAGTCCCACGAATACGGCTCTTACATCATCCACTCACTGGAAACAGGCATCCCGCGGGTGATTTACGGTAACGTGGAGAACCGCGGGCTGATTGACAACCTGCCGCAGGGATGCACCGTGGAAGTGCCCTGTCTGGTGGACAAGAACGGCATCCAGCCCACCAAGATTGGCATGTTACCACCGCAACTCGCCGCGCTGATGCAGACCAACATCAATGTGCAAGCCCTGACCGTAGAAGCCGCGTTGACCGGCAAGCGCGAACACATTTACCATGCCGCCATGCTCGATCCGCACACCGCCGCCGAACTGGATCTGGATCAAATCTGGAGTCTGGTGGATGATCTGATCGAAGCCCATGGCGATATGTTACCGCCATTCCATTAG
- a CDS encoding DUF4870 domain-containing protein translates to MDRSRITAFLSYLILFLGSLYVLIFERRDDYARYHALQALGLVFFSAGVFLGWVVLGFLLAWIPIIGPVLSASLFALVIAAWIFAVVAWVMGMVNATRGLIAPLPLIGRWAEKLPF, encoded by the coding sequence ATGGACAGATCACGCATCACCGCCTTTCTCAGTTACCTTATCCTCTTTCTGGGAAGCCTTTACGTGCTGATTTTCGAGCGTCGCGATGACTATGCCCGTTACCACGCGCTGCAAGCGCTGGGATTGGTGTTCTTCTCTGCCGGGGTGTTTTTGGGTTGGGTTGTACTGGGCTTTCTGCTGGCATGGATTCCCATCATAGGACCTGTGCTCAGTGCTTCGCTGTTTGCGCTGGTGATTGCCGCATGGATCTTCGCAGTAGTGGCATGGGTGATGGGCATGGTCAATGCTACCCGAGGGCTGATCGCACCACTGCCACTCATAGGTCGCTGGGCAGAGAAATTGCCCTTCTAA
- a CDS encoding ABC transporter permease — protein sequence MANKNPKSASAVILRAREHESYGTLVWRRFRKSKIAILGGLMVIMLIVLAIFSDFFAPYDPVKLNMRNGYIPPHKVHFIDAEGKFHLRPFIYGWKQVLDENMFPRWVEDTSKAYPIYFFVKGWDYKLLGLIPMNIHLYGLKDPEGMIFLLGSDKFGRDIFSRSCLAGRISLSMSLFGTIISVAVGSVLGVISGYFGGAVDTYMQRFVEFVQSFPQLPLWMALAAIIPDTWDQFAVFVVMSSIFALLSWTLLAREVRGKVLALRETDFVLAAREMGASDWRIIFHHLYPNTISHTIVVLTLTIPTIILAESFLSFLGIGIQEPLVSWGVMMREAQTIQTLGFNIWIISPVFFIFMAVLGWNFLGDGLRDAADPYTIL from the coding sequence ATGGCAAACAAAAATCCCAAATCCGCTTCAGCCGTGATCCTGCGCGCCAGAGAGCACGAATCCTATGGCACGCTGGTGTGGAGGCGCTTCCGCAAGAGTAAGATCGCCATTCTGGGCGGCTTGATGGTCATCATGCTCATCGTGCTGGCAATCTTTTCTGACTTCTTTGCGCCTTACGACCCGGTCAAACTCAACATGCGCAACGGGTACATCCCCCCGCACAAAGTTCACTTTATTGACGCAGAAGGGAAATTCCATCTACGCCCGTTCATTTACGGGTGGAAGCAGGTACTGGACGAGAACATGTTCCCCCGCTGGGTAGAAGACACTTCCAAAGCCTACCCAATTTACTTTTTTGTGAAGGGATGGGATTATAAACTGCTGGGACTGATTCCCATGAACATCCACCTGTACGGTTTGAAGGACCCTGAAGGCATGATTTTCCTGCTGGGTTCGGATAAATTTGGACGGGACATCTTCTCGCGTTCCTGCCTTGCCGGGCGGATTTCCCTCTCCATGTCGCTGTTTGGCACCATCATCAGTGTGGCAGTGGGGTCGGTGCTGGGGGTCATCTCCGGGTATTTCGGTGGGGCGGTGGATACGTACATGCAGCGCTTTGTGGAGTTTGTGCAGTCCTTCCCCCAATTGCCGCTGTGGATGGCACTGGCTGCCATTATCCCTGATACATGGGATCAATTTGCCGTTTTTGTGGTGATGTCTTCAATCTTTGCGCTTCTCTCGTGGACTCTGCTGGCGCGCGAGGTACGCGGCAAAGTACTGGCACTGCGTGAAACCGACTTTGTCCTCGCCGCCCGCGAAATGGGCGCATCCGACTGGCGGATCATCTTTCATCACCTTTACCCCAACACTATCAGTCATACCATTGTCGTGCTGACCCTGACCATCCCCACTATCATTCTGGCGGAGAGTTTCCTGAGTTTCCTGGGTATTGGCATTCAGGAGCCGCTGGTTTCGTGGGGGGTGATGATGCGCGAAGCGCAAACTATCCAGACGCTGGGCTTCAACATCTGGATTATCTCCCCTGTATTCTTTATCTTCATGGCAGTGCTGGGGTGGAACTTCCTCGGCGATGGATTGCGCGACGCCGCCGACCCCTATACCATCCTGTAG
- a CDS encoding efflux RND transporter periplasmic adaptor subunit yields MKRWVFYLFSVVLMGLLVACSSNTETSNYETAKLETGSISAVITTSGAVRPVRSADLTWQISGKVQEVHGEIGDTVQDGQELARLAEDSLPQNVLLAWNDYLQAEEYLKDLQDTQPELAQAQMELAQAQEEYEKVEKRYRNFNPERRNVSQATIDTAKADLALAEKNLEMAQKYFDLFKGRDANDPERAEALKMLAKAQQARDSAYFNYLYVTGKPSNTEAQKIQAELALAKSRLDQAKKKVEELSKGVSTLELTAAQARLRAAQQTLDQIVLKAPFAGIITNRRIQPGDVVTAGTLAFQMEDRSHLYVEVNISEIEINDIHLEQEATLTFDALPEKTYHGRVVQIGLSGNNQQGAVTYPVTIEITDADENIKSGMTAMVQIETRKLDQVLLVPNRAVRVLNGQRVVFVKKNTGLPEAVPITLGVSSATHSQILKGDVKEGDEVILNPDLLMQLQEQGGNGVVIR; encoded by the coding sequence ATGAAACGATGGGTTTTCTACTTATTTTCTGTTGTATTGATGGGATTGCTGGTTGCCTGCAGTTCCAACACAGAAACATCCAATTATGAAACTGCCAAACTGGAAACCGGTTCAATCAGCGCGGTGATTACCACCAGCGGTGCGGTGCGTCCTGTCCGCAGTGCCGATCTGACCTGGCAAATCAGCGGGAAGGTGCAGGAAGTTCACGGAGAGATTGGGGACACCGTGCAGGATGGACAGGAACTTGCTCGTCTGGCGGAAGACAGCCTGCCACAAAACGTCCTGCTGGCATGGAACGATTACCTGCAAGCCGAAGAATATCTCAAAGACCTGCAAGATACTCAGCCCGAACTGGCACAGGCTCAAATGGAACTGGCGCAGGCACAGGAAGAGTATGAAAAGGTGGAAAAACGCTACCGCAACTTTAACCCGGAGCGGCGCAATGTCTCCCAAGCCACCATTGACACGGCTAAAGCAGACCTGGCACTGGCAGAAAAGAACCTTGAGATGGCGCAGAAATACTTTGACCTGTTCAAAGGGCGTGATGCCAATGACCCGGAACGTGCCGAAGCGCTGAAGATGCTGGCAAAAGCCCAGCAGGCTCGTGACTCGGCGTATTTCAATTATCTGTATGTTACCGGCAAACCCAGCAACACAGAAGCCCAGAAAATCCAGGCAGAACTGGCACTGGCAAAATCGCGTCTGGATCAGGCAAAAAAGAAAGTGGAAGAACTTTCCAAAGGCGTTTCGACCCTGGAACTGACCGCCGCTCAGGCGCGCCTGCGCGCCGCCCAGCAAACCCTGGATCAGATTGTACTCAAAGCACCTTTTGCTGGCATCATTACCAACCGGCGCATCCAACCCGGGGACGTGGTCACAGCGGGAACGCTGGCTTTCCAGATGGAAGACCGCTCTCATCTGTATGTAGAGGTCAACATTTCAGAAATTGAAATTAACGACATCCACCTGGAACAGGAGGCTACTCTGACCTTTGACGCCTTGCCGGAGAAAACCTATCACGGGAGAGTTGTACAAATTGGACTGAGCGGGAACAATCAACAGGGTGCGGTTACCTACCCGGTGACGATTGAAATTACCGACGCCGATGAAAACATCAAATCCGGCATGACAGCAATGGTGCAAATTGAAACCAGGAAACTGGATCAGGTTTTGCTGGTACCCAACCGTGCGGTACGGGTGCTGAACGGTCAGCGGGTAGTTTTCGTCAAGAAGAACACCGGTTTACCCGAAGCCGTGCCCATTACCCTGGGAGTCTCTTCGGCAACGCACAGCCAAATCCTTAAAGGGGATGTAAAAGAGGGAGATGAAGTCATCCTGAACCCCGATTTGCTCATGCAATTGCAGGAGCAAGGGGGGAATGGCGTGGTGATTCGCTAG
- a CDS encoding alpha-glucosidase/alpha-galactosidase: MAKIVLIGAGSTVFTRNLCNDILLTPALQESEIVLMDINAERLNAAYKLVEALIEQRKLKARVQATLNRREAITGADYVITTFQQGGLEAYRLDIEIPLKYGVGQCVGDTLGPGGVFRALRTIPVLLDICDEMDDYAPDALLLNYVNPMAANCWAVSAGSGRPFVGLCHSVQGTSEMLARWVNVPYEEVNFLCAGINHQAFFLEFRRGKEDLYPALWEAIEKPEIYETEPVRCELMKYFGYFVTESSGHASEYVPYFRKSAEMIEQDLVPRFKSPQDFWFDFGRTGGYLRHCQRTAQTFQQEFQELLEGVRTLSNQRSHEYGSYIIEAIETNHPVKINGNVPNFGLIPNLPHGCTVEVPCLVDASGIQPVSVGDLPPQLAALNRTNINAQELIVEAALSGEVDAVYHAVMLDPLTAAVCTLPQIHAMVREMLEAERQWLPQFQIQ, from the coding sequence ATGGCAAAAATTGTTCTCATCGGCGCAGGAAGCACTGTCTTCACCCGCAATCTGTGCAATGATATTTTGCTCACCCCGGCGCTTCAGGAAAGCGAAATCGTCCTGATGGACATCAACGCGGAGCGCTTGAACGCCGCGTATAAACTGGTCGAAGCCCTGATTGAGCAACGGAAGTTGAAAGCCCGTGTACAGGCAACTCTGAATCGCCGCGAAGCCATCACCGGAGCAGATTACGTGATCACCACATTTCAGCAAGGCGGGCTGGAAGCGTACCGTCTGGATATCGAAATTCCTCTGAAGTACGGCGTAGGGCAGTGTGTGGGCGATACCCTGGGACCCGGCGGTGTCTTCCGGGCGTTACGTACCATTCCCGTCCTGCTGGACATTTGCGATGAGATGGACGACTACGCGCCGGATGCCCTGCTTCTCAACTACGTCAACCCCATGGCGGCAAACTGCTGGGCGGTGAGCGCCGGTTCCGGACGTCCTTTCGTTGGTTTATGTCACTCAGTGCAGGGCACCAGCGAGATGCTGGCGCGATGGGTCAACGTGCCGTACGAAGAAGTCAACTTCCTGTGCGCGGGAATTAACCATCAAGCCTTCTTCCTGGAGTTCCGCCGTGGCAAGGAAGACCTGTACCCTGCCCTATGGGAAGCCATCGAAAAACCGGAAATCTACGAGACCGAGCCGGTGCGTTGTGAATTGATGAAGTACTTTGGCTACTTTGTCACCGAATCCAGCGGACATGCCAGCGAATACGTCCCGTATTTCCGCAAATCGGCAGAGATGATCGAACAGGATCTGGTGCCGCGCTTCAAGAGCCCGCAGGATTTCTGGTTCGACTTCGGGCGCACGGGCGGATACCTGCGCCACTGCCAGCGCACTGCCCAAACCTTCCAGCAGGAATTTCAGGAGTTGCTCGAAGGTGTGCGTACGTTGAGCAACCAGCGCAGTCACGAATACGGCTCGTACATCATCGAAGCCATCGAGACCAATCACCCCGTGAAAATTAACGGCAATGTGCCCAACTTTGGGCTGATCCCCAACCTGCCGCACGGATGCACCGTGGAAGTCCCCTGCCTGGTAGATGCCAGCGGCATCCAGCCGGTGAGCGTTGGCGACCTGCCGCCACAACTGGCGGCGTTAAACCGCACCAACATCAACGCCCAGGAACTGATTGTGGAAGCCGCTCTTTCTGGCGAAGTGGATGCAGTGTATCATGCAGTCATGCTCGACCCGCTCACCGCGGCAGTATGCACCCTGCCGCAAATTCATGCCATGGTCAGGGAGATGCTCGAAGCCGAGAGGCAGTGGCTGCCACAATTTCAAATCCAATAA
- a CDS encoding ABC transporter permease: MISYILRRLLLSIPLLLGISIVSFAIIQLPPGDFATTYQNFLINQANMSPVEAEKAANEYRKIYGLDRPVYEQYFNWIKGIVTEGKFGYSFAYKQDVGQLIAERLPRTLFLALSAHLISTIFGIVIGIYSATHKYSIGDYAATVFAFIGTAAPRFFLAIIAVYFLVIELKSPYVNRFVSPEYSFAPLSWAKFVDILKYSWPVIAIAGFGGIARNMRVMRGNLLDVLNMQYVTTARAKGLREDVVINKHAVPNALHPIIMYQGTVLPYMLQGELEAAIVLNMPSLAPMFYSSLVNQDIYVSGGFLLIYSVLLVLGNLIADVVLALVDPRIRLS, translated from the coding sequence ATGATCAGTTATATCTTGCGCCGCCTGTTGCTTTCCATTCCCCTGTTGCTGGGAATCAGCATTGTCTCTTTTGCTATCATCCAACTGCCGCCAGGAGACTTTGCCACTACCTACCAAAATTTCCTCATCAATCAGGCGAACATGTCGCCTGTAGAAGCGGAAAAGGCGGCAAACGAATACCGAAAAATTTACGGGTTGGACCGCCCCGTCTATGAGCAGTATTTCAACTGGATTAAAGGCATCGTCACTGAAGGAAAGTTCGGTTATTCTTTTGCCTATAAGCAGGATGTTGGACAATTGATTGCCGAACGCCTGCCGCGCACCCTCTTTCTGGCGCTTTCTGCGCACCTCATTTCTACTATTTTCGGCATTGTCATCGGGATTTACTCTGCGACGCACAAGTACAGCATTGGCGATTACGCCGCGACGGTGTTTGCCTTTATCGGTACAGCCGCACCGCGGTTCTTTCTGGCAATTATCGCGGTGTATTTTCTGGTCATTGAATTAAAATCCCCCTACGTCAACCGCTTTGTTTCCCCGGAATATTCCTTTGCCCCGCTTTCCTGGGCAAAGTTTGTGGATATCTTAAAGTATTCCTGGCCCGTCATCGCCATTGCCGGGTTTGGCGGCATTGCCCGCAATATGCGAGTCATGCGTGGCAACCTGCTGGATGTGCTCAACATGCAATACGTCACCACAGCACGTGCCAAAGGGCTGAGGGAAGATGTGGTCATCAACAAGCATGCTGTACCCAACGCCCTGCACCCGATTATCATGTATCAGGGCACAGTGTTGCCGTACATGCTCCAGGGTGAACTGGAAGCCGCCATTGTACTGAACATGCCCTCGCTGGCACCCATGTTTTACAGTTCGCTGGTCAATCAGGATATCTATGTCTCGGGCGGTTTCCTGCTCATTTACAGCGTCTTGCTGGTCCTTGGCAACCTGATTGCCGATGTGGTGCTGGCGCTGGTTGACCCGCGCATCCGTCTGAGTTAG
- a CDS encoding SH3 domain-containing protein has protein sequence MPFDAQLFLKRVKPSPSGKSIGCFHEKGRTVQLRMLIFIVLIIGLSACTQANPLSAMLVTPAMPVESTNTLPVPSPTMETSVSPAFTPSPTPSPAEWVWTANPINGNLLVIDPSSNSIAVIIPTGFHPEEIAIGEGAVWALDRSADRVLRFNLTTYQMEAVIPIPQGKTMALASGEGGVWVGIEERPLSNVLRPYEEYIPNGGVIRIDPRINQVNGYAEVGSVSRLTTGLGYVWALTRNTVDTPLYRIDPQSLQREEITLHGTHDWLMEDAFHADDKSLWLFSQAFARLYRMNPDGRLYSVFSLRQQKPIGYADLRLAYGSLWFATPWGDVLQLDPSTGAERSRTSLRVPLRSITAGAGAIWVHAPADGAVYRLDSFTGEVQARIEIGEKVPPTPVVTATPIQRATKPCEDAPYSRLQVGMRAYTFKEPDLPQRLHKEPGKESERVGWIQPGETVTVLEGPMCAEGWVWWKVRTERGGYTGWAAEGDENEYWLNPLR, from the coding sequence ATGCCTTTTGATGCTCAACTTTTTCTGAAAAGGGTAAAACCTTCCCCATCAGGTAAATCCATCGGATGTTTCCATGAAAAAGGGCGCACAGTCCAGTTAAGGATGCTCATCTTCATCGTGTTGATCATCGGGTTGAGCGCCTGTACCCAAGCCAACCCGCTCTCTGCCATGCTGGTCACCCCGGCTATGCCCGTAGAGAGCACAAACACCCTACCCGTACCCTCCCCCACAATGGAAACAAGCGTGTCCCCAGCGTTCACCCCTTCTCCTACTCCATCCCCGGCTGAATGGGTATGGACGGCAAACCCCATCAACGGCAACCTGCTGGTGATTGACCCCTCCAGCAACAGCATTGCTGTGATTATCCCCACCGGCTTCCATCCAGAAGAAATTGCCATTGGAGAAGGTGCAGTATGGGCGCTGGACCGCTCCGCCGACCGCGTCTTGCGCTTCAACCTCACCACGTATCAAATGGAAGCCGTCATTCCCATTCCTCAAGGAAAAACCATGGCACTGGCAAGCGGCGAGGGTGGGGTTTGGGTAGGCATTGAAGAGCGTCCCCTCTCTAACGTTTTGCGTCCTTACGAGGAATACATCCCCAATGGCGGTGTTATCCGCATTGACCCGCGCATCAATCAGGTCAACGGGTATGCAGAAGTGGGAAGTGTTTCCCGCCTAACCACCGGATTGGGTTATGTGTGGGCGCTGACGCGCAACACGGTGGATACCCCACTGTACCGCATCGATCCGCAAAGCCTGCAACGGGAAGAAATCACCCTGCATGGTACCCACGATTGGCTGATGGAAGATGCCTTTCATGCGGACGATAAAAGCCTGTGGTTGTTTTCGCAAGCCTTTGCCCGCCTCTACCGCATGAACCCGGATGGAAGGCTGTACAGTGTCTTTTCTTTGCGCCAGCAAAAGCCCATCGGGTATGCCGATTTACGCCTTGCTTATGGCTCGCTATGGTTTGCCACGCCCTGGGGAGATGTGTTACAACTCGATCCTTCCACCGGTGCAGAACGCTCGCGCACTTCTCTGCGAGTGCCTTTGCGTTCCATCACTGCCGGTGCGGGTGCAATCTGGGTGCATGCCCCTGCCGATGGCGCGGTATACCGTCTGGACTCCTTCACCGGCGAGGTACAGGCGCGCATCGAAATCGGCGAGAAAGTCCCCCCCACGCCGGTTGTAACCGCAACCCCCATCCAGCGTGCCACCAAACCCTGTGAAGATGCCCCTTACTCTCGCCTGCAAGTGGGCATGCGGGCATACACTTTCAAAGAACCTGACCTGCCTCAACGCCTGCACAAAGAACCCGGCAAAGAGAGCGAACGGGTGGGCTGGATTCAACCCGGCGAAACCGTGACCGTTCTGGAAGGTCCCATGTGCGCGGAAGGCTGGGTATGGTGGAAAGTGCGCACCGAACGCGGCGGATACACCGGCTGGGCGGCAGAAGGGGATGAAAACGAGTACTGGCTGAATCCCTTGCGTTAA